A genome region from Triticum aestivum cultivar Chinese Spring chromosome 2B, IWGSC CS RefSeq v2.1, whole genome shotgun sequence includes the following:
- the LOC123044050 gene encoding glycine-rich cell wall structural protein — MAASTKLVALGFVVLVSIGFTNASRMLASSSSAGGGGGGGGGGGSSSGGGGSGWGHGAGGGGGLGYGENGGDASNKYNFAKGAGGGGGNGAGGGSQGGSGSGSGSGGGNGVGSSGSASAPSGSGYANADGQGGGGGAGGGADGSSGSGAGSGAGKGEAESGIATAPAVAPSAGGVSYSDAGGAGTGGGGGDGGVGGGNGAGGGQAASDDTTGGNASGSGSGNGGGQGGGVAQGPSMGVGSGSGIGGGQTGSTGSYGQGYATGTGAGTGGGGGGSNNGGFGNGGGSGSGSGSAGYP, encoded by the coding sequence ATGGCTGCTAGCACAAAGCTTGTAGCTCTTGGCTTTGTTGTCCTCGTGAGCATTGGGTTCACCAATGCTTCGAGGATGCTGGCTAGCTCCTCCAGTGCTGGAGgcggaggcgggggaggaggaggcggtggcagctCGTCGGGTGGGGGTGGGAGTGGATGGGGCCACGGGGCCGGAGGAGGTGGTGGCTTGGGATATGGCGAGAATGGTGGAGATGCCAGTAACAAGTATAACTTCGCCAAGGGAGCTGGTGGAGGAGGGGGAAACGGTGCTGGCGGTGGTTCTCAAGGCGGATCCGGTTCCGGTTCCGGCTCTGGCGGTGGCAACGGTGTTGGTTCGAGTGGCTCGGCGTCAGCCCCTAGTGGCAGTGGTTATGCCAACGCTGATGGTCAGGGTGGGGGAGGTGGTGCAGGTGGTGGCGCAGATGGGTCAAGCGGATCTGGAGCCGGAAGTGGTGCTGGCAAAGGAGAAGCTGAGAGTGGTATAGCAACTGCCCCAGCTGTAGCTCCTTCTGCTGGTGGTGTCAGCTACTCTGATGCTGGCGGTGCTGGCACAGGCGGTGGTGGCGGTGATGGTGGAGTTGGAGGTGGTAATGGTGCTGGAGGTGGACAGGCCGCCAGCGATGACACTACCGGAGGCAATGCTAGTGGAAGCGGCAGCGGCAATGGTGGTGGCCAAGGTGGAGGCGTAGCTCAAGGTCCAAGCATGGGAGTTGGTTCTGGCTCTGGCATTGGGGGTGGACAGACTGGTAGCACTGGTTCTTATGGGCAAGGCTATGCCACCGGAACCGGTGCTGGAacgggtggcggcggtggtggcagcAACAATGGTGGTTTCGGCAATGGTGGAGGTAGCGGATCAGGATCTGGCAGTGCCGGATACCCCTAA